The following proteins come from a genomic window of Phnomibacter ginsenosidimutans:
- a CDS encoding NAD kinase, which translates to MKVAIYSRGLEADHLVHFEWLLQELTLHKADILLYQSLANTDVYTFLHKYSFDVFVQDTDLDESVDCVVSLGGDGTVLDSAILIRDKGIPLLGINFGRLGFLATLGKEALKEAVDALINRSYHIDQRTLIHVDSDVPLFANAPFALNEFVLHKRDFSPMIKIHTYLNGEFLNTYWADGVIVATPTGSTGYNLSSNGPIVFPESKSLVITPIAPHNLNVRSIIVPDDNIVSFEVEGRAENFMCAMDARREVVNIKTQVAVRKESFTMGLVRLSENTFLETLRKKLAWGLDIRN; encoded by the coding sequence ATGAAAGTTGCCATTTATAGCCGTGGGCTCGAAGCGGATCATCTGGTGCATTTTGAATGGTTGCTGCAAGAGCTTACGTTGCACAAAGCTGATATTTTACTCTATCAATCGCTGGCCAATACAGATGTGTATACCTTTTTGCACAAATACAGCTTCGATGTATTTGTGCAAGACACCGACCTTGACGAAAGCGTAGACTGTGTGGTAAGCCTAGGTGGCGATGGCACCGTACTCGACTCCGCCATACTCATTCGTGACAAAGGAATCCCCCTGTTGGGCATCAACTTTGGCAGGCTTGGCTTTTTGGCAACACTGGGTAAAGAAGCCTTAAAAGAAGCCGTAGATGCATTGATAAACCGCAGCTACCACATTGATCAGCGCACCCTCATACATGTAGACTCCGATGTACCACTCTTTGCAAATGCGCCCTTTGCACTCAACGAGTTTGTGCTGCATAAAAGAGACTTTTCGCCCATGATAAAAATTCATACCTATCTCAATGGAGAATTTTTAAATACCTACTGGGCCGATGGTGTAATTGTAGCCACGCCAACAGGTAGTACCGGCTACAATCTGAGCAGCAACGGGCCTATCGTATTTCCTGAAAGCAAATCGCTGGTGATTACCCCCATTGCACCGCACAACCTCAATGTGCGTAGCATAATTGTACCCGACGACAACATTGTAAGCTTTGAAGTAGAAGGCCGTGCCGAAAACTTTATGTGTGCCATGGATGCCCGCAGAGAAGTGGTGAACATAAAAACGCAGGTAGCCGTTCGAAAAGAATCTTTCACCATGGGCCTTGTAAGGTTGAGTGAAAATACCTTTTTGGAAACCCTGCGAAAAAAACTGGCATGGGGATTGGATATCAGAAACTGA
- the tsf gene encoding translation elongation factor Ts translates to MSTVTITAADINKLRQATGAGMMDCRKALTETNGDFEAAIDWLRKQGQKIAAKRSDREAKEGVVIAQTTADNKTGIAVYISCETDFVSKNADFVAFAQSIADAAIANNVKSAEELAEVSVNGTKVAELINDKLASIGEKIGISKFERVDAEYVASYIHGAYRMGVLVGLSTAAADAGKDVAMQIAAMNPLAVDASSVSAETIERERAIVIDQMKNDPKMAGKPEEMIAKIAEGKLNAFFKENTLMQQPFVKDSSKTVAEYLGSNVQVLGFKRVALG, encoded by the coding sequence ATGTCAACTGTAACAATTACCGCTGCTGATATTAATAAACTCCGTCAGGCTACTGGTGCCGGTATGATGGATTGCCGCAAAGCGCTGACTGAAACCAACGGCGACTTCGAAGCTGCCATCGACTGGTTGCGTAAGCAAGGCCAGAAGATTGCTGCCAAGCGTAGCGACCGCGAAGCCAAAGAAGGTGTAGTAATTGCACAAACCACTGCCGACAACAAAACCGGTATTGCCGTGTATATCAGCTGCGAAACTGACTTCGTATCTAAGAATGCTGACTTCGTTGCCTTTGCACAAAGCATTGCCGACGCTGCTATTGCCAACAACGTAAAAAGCGCTGAAGAACTGGCTGAAGTAAGTGTAAACGGTACTAAGGTTGCTGAACTCATCAACGACAAACTGGCTTCTATCGGCGAAAAAATCGGTATCAGCAAGTTTGAGCGTGTAGACGCTGAATACGTAGCCTCTTACATCCACGGTGCATACCGCATGGGCGTATTGGTAGGCCTGAGCACAGCAGCTGCTGATGCAGGTAAAGACGTAGCGATGCAAATTGCTGCCATGAACCCACTGGCCGTTGATGCTTCAAGTGTATCTGCCGAAACCATCGAACGTGAACGTGCTATTGTGATCGATCAAATGAAGAACGATCCTAAAATGGCCGGTAAGCCTGAGGAAATGATTGCAAAAATTGCCGAAGGTAAACTCAATGCTTTCTTTAAAGAAAATACGTTGATGCAACAGCCTTTTGTAAAAGACAGCAGCAAAACCGTAGCAGAATACCTGGGCAGCAATGTACAGGTGCTCGGCTTTAAGCGTGTAGCGCTGGGATAA
- a CDS encoding GatB/YqeY domain-containing protein: protein MSLETQIMEQLKEAMKAKNEAKLRSLRAIKAAIILAKTSEGANGEISADDEMKLLQKLVKQRKDSLDIYNQQGRADLAVKEQEEIDVINLFLPKQMTEEELKTAIAAILAETGASSPADMGKVMGVATKQLAGKADGKAISAMVKSLLSGQ from the coding sequence ATGAGCTTAGAAACACAGATAATGGAGCAACTGAAAGAAGCCATGAAGGCAAAGAACGAAGCCAAACTGCGTTCGTTGCGGGCCATTAAAGCAGCCATTATTTTGGCCAAAACCAGTGAAGGTGCCAATGGCGAAATCAGTGCCGACGATGAGATGAAACTGTTGCAAAAGCTGGTGAAGCAACGCAAAGACAGCCTCGATATTTACAACCAGCAAGGCCGTGCCGATTTGGCGGTGAAAGAGCAGGAAGAAATTGATGTGATCAATTTGTTTTTGCCCAAGCAAATGACCGAAGAAGAATTGAAAACAGCCATTGCCGCCATACTCGCCGAAACTGGTGCCAGCAGCCCCGCCGATATGGGCAAAGTAATGGGCGTAGCCACCAAACAACTGGCCGGCAAAGCAGATGGCAAAGCCATTAGCGCCATGGTAAAAAGCCTGTTGAGCGGTCAATAG
- a CDS encoding tetratricopeptide repeat protein encodes MAKTDTNKVIWQWRLADVMNKRLPDSALYLAQQALALARQLRYTEGESASLGVLANTLIKLGNYPKALDFYLQKLQLEEGRNMPRNLASVVMNIGVVYMFQQEYRLALSYYLRADSLIEENNLSDIRYNSALNIGDLYDRMNMPDSAHFYFNKSLLLAIVNNDSAFMATSMVGLGHSSRKLLQSNQSAGYYYSAIPLLQQASDNDLLCEAYLGLSQLYQQQQRTDSAIYFATKSFALAEVSNFASRSLDAARLLTGLYKSARNTDSALVYMERSSILSDSINSRQRVRQLEMLSTNEKLRQQEASIARQKAEEERSKQLQYLFISVFIPLVFLLTFFLSQRRIPVRIIRFMGIISLLILFEFLTLLLHPVVADFTHHNPVYELLIFVCIASLLIPAHHSLEHWIIAKLTNRHQQHQRPSYVIRLMTKKLKIKKPAP; translated from the coding sequence ATGGCCAAAACAGATACCAACAAAGTGATATGGCAGTGGCGGCTGGCAGATGTAATGAACAAACGCCTGCCCGATTCGGCGCTGTATTTGGCTCAGCAGGCTTTGGCGCTAGCCCGGCAACTGCGCTACACCGAAGGTGAATCCGCATCGTTGGGTGTATTGGCCAACACCCTTATTAAACTGGGCAACTATCCCAAAGCCCTCGACTTTTACCTGCAAAAATTACAACTGGAAGAGGGCAGAAATATGCCCCGCAATTTGGCCAGTGTGGTGATGAATATTGGTGTGGTGTACATGTTTCAGCAAGAGTACCGCCTGGCATTGTCATATTACCTGCGGGCCGATTCGCTGATTGAAGAAAATAACCTTAGCGATATCCGCTACAACAGTGCCCTCAACATTGGTGATTTGTACGACCGGATGAATATGCCTGATTCTGCTCATTTTTATTTCAACAAATCGTTGCTGCTGGCGATAGTTAATAACGACAGCGCATTTATGGCAACATCAATGGTAGGCCTCGGGCATAGCAGCCGCAAGCTTTTACAGAGCAATCAGTCGGCCGGCTATTACTACAGTGCCATTCCGCTGTTGCAGCAAGCCAGCGACAATGATTTGCTATGTGAAGCTTACCTCGGTTTATCGCAATTGTATCAGCAACAACAGCGAACAGATTCTGCCATATATTTTGCAACAAAATCATTTGCGCTGGCAGAAGTGAGCAACTTTGCTTCGCGGTCATTAGATGCAGCAAGATTACTCACTGGTTTGTATAAATCGGCCCGCAATACGGATAGTGCATTGGTGTATATGGAGCGTAGCAGTATACTCAGCGACAGCATCAATAGCAGGCAGCGGGTACGTCAGTTAGAAATGCTGTCGACCAATGAAAAACTCAGACAACAAGAGGCCAGTATTGCCCGCCAGAAAGCCGAAGAAGAAAGATCCAAACAACTGCAATACTTATTCATCAGCGTATTTATTCCTTTGGTTTTTTTGCTCACTTTCTTTTTAAGCCAACGCAGAATTCCGGTGCGGATTATCCGTTTTATGGGCATCATTTCTTTGCTCATCTTGTTCGAATTTCTAACGCTGCTGCTTCATCCGGTGGTGGCCGATTTTACACATCACAATCCGGTATATGAACTGCTCATTTTTGTGTGTATTGCATCGTTGCTTATTCCTGCGCACCATTCGCTGGAGCATTGGATAATAGCCAAACTTACCAACCGGCACCAGCAGCACCAGCGGCCATCTTACGTTATTAGGTTGATGACGAAAAAGCTGAAAATAAAAAAGCCAGCTCCTTAA
- a CDS encoding POTRA domain-containing protein, with translation MFVRMVLWCCVWMLLPCWAKCQQLRNAAALPDSCISPNLPDGSIDTSRTTIRSISVSGNKVTKEPIVFREVVLASGQTYHNADLEKRIRQTREQLMNTALFVTVDVQKVPAGNGFIDINIAVSERWYLFPLPYFKVVDRNWNVWVNEYKASLDRTLFGVKIAHNNTTGRNDKMNVWIIGGYTQQVEFKYQLPYVDKKMEKGFTVGMSYGRNREINYATDSNKQQFLSLSKFGRDYIKAEATFSYRKGSQRRFYLRSVFGWEKIDTAFFNLNPKYLNGRLSATYLDVMANYQYFNVDYIPFPLRGWMIDVYATHRFSKALGMTQIGGRALATWEFLPKTYINFQSVVALSTPRNQPYYNTRMMGYGSMYMQGLEYNVVDGTFGVMGRTTLRKKLFTATFKGPEKWKTYSRIPFTFYLKGYGNLGYVYHENPGKTNFMNNRLLRTAGMGLEIATIYDAVLKLEYSFNQFGQSGFFLHTAADF, from the coding sequence ATGTTTGTGCGAATGGTTTTATGGTGCTGTGTTTGGATGCTCTTGCCCTGTTGGGCCAAGTGCCAGCAGCTTCGCAATGCCGCCGCACTGCCCGACTCTTGCATTTCGCCCAACCTGCCCGATGGCAGTATTGACACCAGCCGCACTACCATTCGCAGCATCAGCGTCAGCGGCAATAAGGTAACCAAAGAACCCATTGTATTTCGGGAAGTAGTGCTGGCCTCCGGTCAAACCTATCACAATGCCGATTTGGAAAAACGCATTCGGCAAACCCGGGAACAACTGATGAATACAGCGCTGTTTGTAACAGTAGATGTACAAAAAGTGCCCGCTGGCAATGGCTTTATCGACATCAACATAGCTGTAAGCGAACGTTGGTATTTGTTTCCGCTTCCTTACTTCAAAGTAGTAGACCGCAACTGGAATGTGTGGGTAAATGAGTACAAAGCCAGCCTGGACAGAACATTGTTTGGCGTAAAAATTGCCCACAACAATACCACCGGCCGAAACGATAAAATGAATGTGTGGATTATTGGCGGCTATACACAACAGGTAGAGTTTAAATACCAGCTTCCGTATGTAGACAAGAAAATGGAAAAAGGATTTACGGTGGGCATGAGCTATGGCCGCAACCGCGAAATCAATTACGCTACCGATAGTAACAAGCAACAGTTTTTATCACTCTCCAAGTTTGGCAGAGATTACATCAAAGCAGAAGCTACTTTTTCGTACCGGAAAGGAAGCCAGAGAAGGTTTTACCTCCGTTCGGTTTTTGGTTGGGAAAAAATTGACACGGCATTTTTCAACCTAAATCCCAAATACCTCAATGGCCGCTTATCTGCTACCTATCTGGATGTAATGGCCAATTATCAGTATTTCAATGTCGATTACATTCCGTTTCCGCTTCGTGGCTGGATGATTGATGTGTATGCTACGCATCGTTTTTCGAAGGCCCTGGGCATGACGCAAATTGGAGGGAGGGCATTGGCCACCTGGGAATTTTTACCCAAAACATACATCAACTTTCAATCGGTTGTGGCATTGTCTACCCCACGCAACCAGCCCTATTACAACACCCGCATGATGGGCTACGGCAGCATGTACATGCAAGGGCTTGAGTACAATGTGGTAGACGGGACATTTGGTGTAATGGGTAGAACCACATTGCGCAAAAAACTATTTACAGCTACTTTTAAAGGACCAGAAAAATGGAAAACCTACAGCAGAATTCCATTCACTTTTTACCTGAAAGGATATGGCAATTTGGGTTATGTGTATCATGAAAATCCGGGCAAAACCAACTTCATGAACAACCGGCTGCTTCGCACCGCAGGCATGGGTTTAGAAATTGCCACCATTTACGATGCCGTACTCAAACTGGAATACAGTTTTAATCAGTTTGGCCAAAGTGGATTTTTCCTGCACACTGCCGCCGACTTTTAA
- a CDS encoding caspase family protein — MKPAFLLAILCCVSSLLSAQSIYRCTYESYNLKTGEPQMQDAFIVRFDDGTGFARIHFKDSKGDPDAIVDMDLLEVIDTFKAGAANETDTIYMMLHGENPQMVRGNMQEKYPPDAFGFLEDEEGYYVPWMVIRGDMLDENSELDILHYETAELITDDDLTEELVLQFFNKDEEFYTSLFEVSTRPLRPDQLGSTMHLIVVADTQDEEIGPTCEKDRLRVTKNFRELAAFMGIGFKENAVFGEKYNKKNVMAAIQGLQPSSKDIVVFYYTGHGFSNPKDRHQFPHLVLRQASFEPLLENSLNMENIYKMITAKGARVNLVMSDCCNSDPAAIAPSMADVTRTRNSGVSWDKNTCQSLFMPAKPVSILMTAASKGELAAGNMAYGGFFSYNFKAALDRSLSPFNTMRGITWEQIVKDAQKQTIIKANNTDCDIPSVGKRPCVQHPVFRID, encoded by the coding sequence ATGAAACCCGCTTTTTTATTGGCAATACTGTGTTGTGTCAGTTCGCTGCTATCGGCACAGTCTATTTACCGCTGTACCTACGAATCATACAATCTCAAAACCGGCGAGCCACAAATGCAAGATGCGTTCATTGTACGGTTCGATGATGGTACAGGTTTTGCACGCATTCACTTTAAAGACAGTAAGGGTGATCCTGATGCAATTGTAGACATGGATTTGCTGGAAGTGATTGACACATTTAAAGCCGGAGCTGCGAACGAAACGGATACCATTTACATGATGTTGCATGGCGAAAATCCACAAATGGTCAGGGGCAACATGCAAGAAAAATATCCGCCTGATGCTTTTGGGTTTTTGGAAGATGAGGAAGGATATTATGTGCCATGGATGGTAATCAGGGGAGATATGCTGGATGAAAATTCTGAGCTTGATATTCTCCATTATGAAACGGCAGAACTCATTACAGACGATGATCTGACTGAAGAACTGGTACTGCAGTTTTTCAACAAAGACGAAGAGTTTTACACCAGCTTGTTTGAAGTGAGTACAAGGCCGCTGCGCCCCGACCAACTGGGCAGTACCATGCATTTGATAGTGGTGGCCGATACGCAGGATGAAGAGATTGGACCCACCTGCGAAAAAGACCGTTTACGGGTTACCAAAAACTTTCGGGAGCTGGCAGCTTTTATGGGAATTGGATTTAAAGAGAATGCAGTGTTTGGCGAAAAGTACAATAAGAAAAATGTGATGGCTGCCATTCAGGGCTTGCAGCCATCGTCAAAAGATATTGTGGTGTTTTACTATACCGGTCATGGGTTTAGCAATCCAAAAGATCGGCACCAGTTTCCGCACCTCGTATTGCGCCAGGCCAGTTTTGAGCCCCTGCTGGAAAACTCATTGAACATGGAAAATATTTACAAAATGATTACGGCAAAAGGCGCAAGGGTGAATTTGGTGATGAGTGATTGCTGCAACAGCGACCCTGCAGCCATTGCCCCCAGTATGGCAGATGTAACCCGTACCCGCAACTCTGGTGTATCGTGGGATAAAAACACCTGTCAATCTTTGTTTATGCCTGCCAAGCCTGTTTCCATTTTAATGACCGCAGCTTCCAAAGGCGAATTGGCAGCCGGAAACATGGCTTATGGTGGCTTCTTCTCTTACAATTTTAAGGCGGCACTCGATCGGTCGCTGAGCCCGTTCAATACCATGCGGGGTATTACCTGGGAGCAAATTGTAAAAGATGCACAAAAGCAAACCATCATCAAAGCCAACAATACCGATTGCGATATTCCCAGTGTAGGCAAACGCCCCTGTGTGCAGCATCCTGTATTCAGAATTGATTAA
- a CDS encoding alpha/beta fold hydrolase: protein MQYEIKQKDKFKYIEEGAGEPLVLLHGLFGALSNFKDLVEHFRQTHRVIVPMLPLFDLDIFHTTVGGLEKHVQKFIETLDLKDIHLLGNSLGGHVALVHILKHPERIKSLILTGSSGLFENGMGDTYPKRGDYEYIRKKTELTFYDPNMASKELVDEVFEITNNRLKVIKIIALAKSAIRNNLGEELNQIKQPTLLIWGNNDIITPPFVGREFNKLIPNSELHIIDHCGHAPMMEVPGEFNEVLAKFLTKLSQPAAVS, encoded by the coding sequence ATGCAGTACGAGATTAAACAGAAAGATAAGTTCAAATACATAGAGGAAGGTGCCGGTGAGCCTCTGGTGTTGCTGCACGGTTTATTTGGAGCCCTCAGCAACTTCAAAGATTTGGTGGAGCACTTCCGGCAAACACATAGGGTAATTGTGCCCATGCTGCCCTTGTTTGATTTGGACATTTTTCATACCACCGTGGGTGGCCTCGAAAAACATGTTCAGAAGTTTATTGAAACCCTCGATTTAAAAGACATACACCTGCTGGGCAATAGCCTGGGCGGCCATGTGGCACTGGTGCATATACTCAAGCATCCCGAACGCATCAAATCGCTGATACTTACCGGCAGTTCGGGTTTGTTTGAAAACGGCATGGGCGATACCTACCCCAAGCGTGGCGATTACGAATACATCCGCAAGAAAACCGAACTCACTTTTTACGATCCCAACATGGCATCAAAAGAGTTGGTAGATGAAGTATTTGAAATCACCAACAACCGCCTGAAAGTGATTAAGATTATTGCGTTGGCCAAAAGTGCCATTCGCAACAATCTGGGTGAAGAACTGAATCAAATCAAACAACCTACGCTCCTCATTTGGGGCAACAACGATATCATTACGCCGCCGTTTGTGGGCCGCGAATTCAACAAGCTCATCCCCAACAGCGAGTTGCACATTATCGATCATTGCGGCCATGCCCCCATGATGGAAGTGCCGGGAGAGTTTAATGAAGTACTGGCTAAATTCTTAACAAAACTCAGCCAACCCGCGGCAGTTTCCTAA
- the murA gene encoding UDP-N-acetylglucosamine 1-carboxyvinyltransferase, which yields MSQFVVRGGHKLSGTIVPQGAKNEALQIISAVLLTAEPVTITNIPDILDVNLLIELLQEMGVKVQRPERDTCIFQADDVDVDYLHSPAFHKKSGRLRGSVMLAGPMLARFKKAFVPKPGGDKIGRRRLDTHIIGFEKLGATFTYHPEDGFYHLSGDAMQGTYILLDEPSVTGTANIVMAASLTPGTTTIYNAACEPYLQQLCAMINRMGGKISGIGSNLLSIEGVSSLKGTEHRMLPDMIEIGSFIGLAAMTQSNIRIQGCGIPHLGIIPEKFRQLGIQFDIDGDDIVVPEQDSYEIQTYMDGGVLTIYDHPWPGLTPDLLSIMLVVATQARGSVLIHQKMFESRLFFTDKLIDMGAQIILCDPHRAAVIGLGRSQNLRGITMSSPDIRAGVALLIAALSADGKSVIQNIEQIDRGYQNIDGRLQALGAHIVRE from the coding sequence ATGAGTCAATTTGTAGTAAGAGGCGGCCACAAACTCAGCGGCACCATTGTGCCACAAGGCGCCAAAAACGAAGCCCTGCAAATCATTTCGGCAGTACTCCTCACCGCCGAGCCTGTTACCATTACTAATATTCCCGATATACTGGATGTAAACCTGCTGATAGAACTGCTGCAGGAAATGGGCGTAAAAGTGCAACGACCAGAGCGGGATACCTGCATTTTTCAGGCCGATGATGTAGATGTTGATTATCTGCACAGCCCCGCTTTTCATAAAAAAAGCGGCCGGCTTCGGGGCAGTGTGATGCTGGCAGGACCCATGCTGGCCCGATTTAAAAAAGCCTTCGTGCCCAAGCCCGGTGGCGATAAAATTGGCCGTCGCCGGTTGGATACCCATATCATCGGTTTTGAAAAACTCGGCGCCACTTTCACCTATCATCCCGAAGATGGCTTTTACCACCTGAGTGGCGATGCCATGCAGGGCACCTACATTTTGCTGGACGAACCCAGTGTAACCGGTACCGCCAACATCGTAATGGCCGCATCGCTTACACCCGGCACCACCACCATTTACAACGCCGCCTGCGAGCCTTACCTGCAGCAGCTCTGCGCCATGATTAACCGCATGGGTGGCAAAATCAGTGGCATTGGCAGCAACCTGCTCAGCATAGAAGGTGTAAGCTCATTGAAAGGTACCGAACACCGCATGCTGCCCGATATGATTGAGATTGGCAGTTTCATTGGCCTCGCCGCCATGACGCAAAGCAATATCCGCATTCAGGGTTGTGGCATTCCACACCTGGGCATCATTCCCGAAAAGTTTCGGCAGCTGGGTATTCAGTTTGATATTGATGGCGATGATATAGTAGTGCCCGAACAAGACAGCTACGAAATTCAAACCTATATGGACGGCGGTGTGCTCACCATTTACGACCATCCGTGGCCGGGCCTCACCCCCGACCTGCTGAGCATTATGTTGGTAGTGGCCACACAAGCCCGGGGCAGCGTACTCATTCACCAGAAAATGTTTGAAAGCCGCTTGTTTTTCACCGATAAACTCATTGACATGGGGGCACAAATTATTTTGTGCGACCCACACCGTGCCGCTGTTATAGGCCTGGGCCGCAGCCAAAACCTGCGGGGCATTACCATGAGCAGCCCCGATATTCGGGCGGGTGTAGCATTGCTGATTGCCGCTCTTAGTGCTGATGGCAAAAGTGTGATTCAAAACATTGAACAGATAGACCGCGGCTATCAAAACATCGACGGCCGCCTGCAGGCATTGGGAGCACACATTGTACGGGAGTAA
- a CDS encoding DUF6089 family protein, with amino-acid sequence MKKWLIASLLLAATLPGKSQLYESTVLNGEFGVAVGAAHYFGDLNTRASLRRPKPAFSLLFRKQFGKYIALRLQGTYARLGFSDVYSKNNTQRTRNLSFNSDVFELALMGDFNFFRFIPGERDYNFTPYVTMGAGFFTYDPYAYLGGEKYFLRPLGTEGQGSALYPDRKPYSSMAVCFPVGFGIKYNISPRTNLTFEITHRFTNTDYLDDVSGTYAGSAAFPNLPDGSSSPAFLLQDRSYELGAPIGLAGRQRGNSLQKDQFITAQIGITFNLTSYRCPTAY; translated from the coding sequence ATGAAAAAATGGCTAATCGCATCGTTACTGCTTGCGGCTACATTACCCGGCAAAAGTCAGTTGTATGAATCAACTGTGCTCAACGGAGAGTTTGGCGTAGCGGTAGGTGCTGCACACTACTTTGGCGACCTCAATACCAGAGCCAGCCTCCGCCGTCCCAAACCTGCTTTCTCTTTGCTGTTTAGAAAACAGTTTGGCAAATACATCGCCCTACGCCTACAAGGTACCTATGCAAGATTGGGTTTCAGCGATGTGTACAGCAAAAACAATACCCAGCGTACCCGCAACCTCAGCTTCAACAGCGATGTGTTTGAACTGGCACTCATGGGCGATTTCAATTTCTTCCGGTTCATTCCCGGCGAAAGAGACTACAATTTCACACCGTATGTAACCATGGGGGCAGGCTTTTTTACCTACGACCCCTATGCCTACCTCGGTGGCGAAAAATATTTCCTGCGACCTCTTGGCACCGAAGGTCAGGGCTCAGCACTCTACCCCGACCGCAAGCCTTACAGCAGCATGGCCGTTTGCTTTCCGGTAGGTTTCGGCATCAAGTACAACATTTCGCCCCGTACCAATCTTACATTTGAGATAACCCATCGTTTTACCAATACCGATTATCTGGATGATGTAAGTGGCACTTACGCCGGTTCGGCTGCTTTTCCTAACCTGCCCGATGGTAGTTCATCTCCTGCGTTTTTGCTACAAGACCGTAGCTACGAACTGGGAGCTCCCATTGGCCTGGCAGGCAGACAGCGGGGCAATAGTTTGCAAAAAGACCAATTCATTACTGCACAAATTGGTATTACGTTTAACCTTACTTCTTATCGTTGCCCTACGGCTTACTAA
- a CDS encoding CvpA family protein, whose product MTIDIIALVVLAIAVWKGLQKGLVVGLFSFIGIFVGAAAALKLSGMAGQYLLAQFPNLGPWVPLLSFILVFAGVVILVRLIAAFIEKTLEWSMMGWANKLGGILFFTLLYALLFSIALFYADKMALLSAETKQASVAYSILQPLAPILMDGMGKLIPIFKDLFGELEAAFDGLTTAAPKPA is encoded by the coding sequence ATGACGATTGATATCATTGCATTAGTAGTATTGGCCATTGCCGTATGGAAGGGACTGCAAAAAGGACTGGTTGTCGGCCTGTTTTCATTCATCGGCATTTTTGTAGGTGCTGCAGCTGCCCTCAAACTCAGCGGCATGGCCGGCCAATACTTGCTGGCACAGTTTCCCAACCTTGGGCCATGGGTACCCTTGTTGTCATTCATCCTGGTTTTTGCCGGGGTAGTTATTTTGGTAAGACTCATTGCTGCTTTTATTGAAAAAACACTGGAATGGAGCATGATGGGCTGGGCCAATAAACTCGGCGGCATCTTGTTTTTTACCTTACTGTATGCATTGTTGTTTAGCATTGCGCTTTTTTATGCTGATAAAATGGCGCTACTCTCAGCAGAAACCAAACAAGCATCTGTGGCCTATAGCATATTGCAACCCTTAGCTCCAATACTGATGGATGGCATGGGTAAACTCATACCCATTTTCAAAGATTTGTTTGGTGAGTTGGAAGCCGCATTTGATGGCCTTACCACAGCAGCACCAAAACCGGCTTAG
- a CDS encoding CBS domain-containing protein — MLNQQLISPLITPLQHGQTVEEALLQMEDQGVSHLPLLKDGHLEAVIAESDLLDADQRTLVETLPVYAAPIAVAADNHFLSACCCHAWPAAKCRTCGCRRK; from the coding sequence ATGCTCAATCAACAGCTCATATCGCCCCTCATTACACCGCTACAGCATGGGCAAACTGTTGAAGAAGCACTGCTGCAAATGGAAGACCAGGGTGTGTCGCATTTGCCCCTGCTCAAAGATGGTCATCTGGAAGCCGTCATTGCAGAAAGCGATTTGCTGGATGCAGACCAACGCACGTTGGTAGAAACACTGCCTGTATATGCAGCCCCCATTGCTGTAGCTGCCGACAATCATTTTTTAAGTGCTTGCTGCTGCCATGCTTGGCCGGCAGCTAAGTGCCGTACCTGTGGTTGCCGCCGAAAATGA